One region of Malania oleifera isolate guangnan ecotype guangnan chromosome 6, ASM2987363v1, whole genome shotgun sequence genomic DNA includes:
- the LOC131157367 gene encoding 3-oxoacyl-[acyl-carrier-protein] synthase II, chloroplastic-like has translation MATSSSVAASPFCSCHNDRPIRPSSPKILGRRKGSSSYHQYSKQFRFLREGLISFSSSSLGGSDSAPMACRQRRPIRAVLSGEAMAIAVQPGNDVTTKKKPTNQRRVVVTGMGVVTPIGDDPNIFYNNLLEGVSGISEIEAFDCSHFPTRIAGEIKSFSTDGLVAPKLSRRMDKFMLYMLIAGKKALTDGGLQENMMDEFDKTKCGVLIGSAMGGMKVFNDALEALRVSYRKMNPFCVPFATTNMGSAVLAMDLGWMGPNYSISTACATSNFCILNAANHIIRGEADVMLSGGSDAAIIPIGLGGFVACRALSQRNSDPTKASRPWDINRDGFVMGEGAGVLLLEELEHAKKRGATIYAEFLGGSFTSDAYHMTEPHPKGAGVSLCIEKALAQSGVCREDVNYINAHATSTPAGDIKEYEALVRCFGQNSELKVNSTKSMIGHLLGAAGAVEAVATVQAIRTGWVHPNINLENPHEGVDTNVLVGPKKEKLDIKVALSNSFGFGGHNSSILFAPYK, from the exons ATGGCGACGTCTTCTTCTGTTGCTGCTTCTCCCTTCTGCTCGTGCCACAACGACCGGCCGATCAGGCCCTCGTCTCCCAAGATATTAGGCAGGCGGAAGGGCTCTTCATCGTATCACCAATACAGCAAACAGTTCCGATTCCTAAGGGAGGGTttgatttctttttcttcctcgtCATTGGGTGGATCCGACTCTGCTCCAATGGCTTGCAGACAGAGACGCCCCATTCGAGCTGTACTGTCGG GGGAAGCCATGGCTATAGCTGTCCAACCTGGAAATGATGTCACAACTAAGAAGAAACCTACAAACCAGAGACGGGTAGTTGTGACTGGGATGGGTGTGGTGACACCAATTGGTGATGATCCGAACATTTTCTACAACAATCTACTTGAGGGTGTTAGTGGCATAAGTGAGATTGAGGCTTTTGACTGTTCTCACTTCCCAACG AGAATTGCTGGAGAGATCAAGTCTTTCTCAACTGATGGATTGGTTGCACCAAAACTTTCTAGAAGAATGGATAAATTTATGCTTTATATGCTCATTGCTGGCAAAAAAGCTTTGACAGATGGTGGCCTCCAAGAAAACATGATGGATGAGTTCGATAAAACTAAATGCGGTGTTTTGATTGGCTCTGCAATGGGTGGCATGAAG GTTTTCAATGATGCATTAGAAGCTTTAAGGGTCTCCTATAGGAAGATGAACCCTTTCTGTGTGCCTTTTGCTACTACCAATATGGGCTCTGCGGTGCTTGCAATGGATCTG GGATGGATGGGTCCTAACTATTCAATCTCTACTGCCTGTGCTACAAGTAATTTCTGCATATTGAATGcagcaaatcatatcattagAGGTGAAGCT GACGTGATGCTTTCTGGTGGTTCGGATGCAGCAATCATACCCATCG GCTTGGGTGGTTTTGTAGCATGCCGAGCATTGTCACAGAGAAATAGTGATCCCACCAAAGCCTCCCGCCCCTGGGATATT AATCGTGATGGATTTGTTATGGGAGAAGGGGCTGGTGTTCTACTTTTAGAAGAATTAGAGCATGCGAAG AAAAGAGGTGCAACTATCTATGCAGAATTTCTGGGTGGAAGTTTCACAAGCGATGCTTATCACATGACTGAACCTCATCCCAAAG GGGCTGGTGTCAGTCTTTGCATAGAGAAGGCCTTGGCTCAATCTGGGGTATGCAGGGAAGATGTAAATTACATAAATGCACATGCTACATCCACACCAGCTGGAGATATTAAAGAGTATGAGGCTCTCGTTCGTTGTTTTGGCCAGAATTCTGAG TTAAAAGTGAACTCCACGAAATCAATGATTGGTCACCTACTTGGGGCAGCTGGAGCCGTGGAAGCTGTTGCTACAGTACAG GCTATACGGACAGGATGGGTTCACCCAAACATCAATCTTGAGAACCCACATGAGGGCGTA GACACAAACGTACTGGTGGGCCCAAAGAAAGAGAAACTGGACATTAAGGTGGCATTATCGAATTCATTTGGGTTTGGTGGCCACAACTCTTCAATTTTGTTTGCTCCTTACAAGTAG